In Neisseriaceae bacterium CLB008, one genomic interval encodes:
- a CDS encoding helix-turn-helix transcriptional regulator has product MTEGKHQKLATRLGEILRRLNDGERLTINKLADEFDVDARTIRRDLRERLVFVDWVEEGPYYSINKGKYGHLSDDDLSRLANFLCVQGLFPQVDRDFFLTHLKNSVLVKGVNYEDIRERLSEFDALAKAIKANQITQFVYTKVNGLERKSYCVHPYHLVNKSGIWYLIALDNGKRKTFCFSQINQLELLDEWFQPDSNLLAEIQESDSISYGNQFSEIVLRANASVAMYFQRRALLPNQEITQTFDDGALLITCKDVNPMEVVPVVQYWLPHMQIVSPIELQTKLKQMLKQYLAN; this is encoded by the coding sequence ATGACAGAAGGTAAACACCAAAAATTAGCAACTCGCCTTGGCGAAATTTTACGACGCTTAAACGACGGAGAGCGTCTCACCATTAATAAATTGGCTGATGAGTTTGATGTTGATGCCCGAACCATCCGCCGAGATTTGCGTGAGCGATTGGTTTTTGTGGATTGGGTAGAGGAAGGTCCTTATTACAGTATTAATAAAGGTAAGTATGGGCATTTAAGTGATGATGATCTTAGTCGCTTGGCTAATTTTTTATGTGTACAAGGCTTATTTCCTCAAGTTGACCGAGATTTTTTTCTAACCCACCTTAAAAACAGTGTTTTGGTTAAAGGGGTGAATTACGAAGACATTCGCGAGCGATTAAGTGAATTTGATGCTTTGGCTAAGGCCATCAAAGCCAACCAAATTACCCAGTTTGTCTACACCAAAGTGAATGGCTTAGAGCGAAAAAGCTATTGTGTGCACCCTTATCATTTAGTGAATAAAAGTGGTATTTGGTATTTAATCGCTTTAGATAATGGCAAAAGAAAAACATTCTGCTTTTCACAAATTAATCAATTAGAGCTTCTTGATGAGTGGTTTCAGCCAGATAGCAATTTATTGGCTGAAATCCAAGAATCCGATAGTATTTCTTATGGAAATCAATTCAGTGAAATCGTTCTTCGGGCCAATGCCAGCGTCGCCATGTATTTTCAACGCCGCGCCTTATTGCCCAATCAAGAAATCACCCAAACCTTTGATGATGGTGCTTTGCTCATTACCTGCAAAGATGTGAACCCCATGGAAGTCGTTCCTGTCGTGCAGTATTGGCTCCCGCATATGCAAATTGTGAGCCCAATTGAATTGCAGACCAAATTAAAACAAATGCTCAAGCAATACTTGGCCAACTAG